In Mytilus edulis chromosome 8, xbMytEdul2.2, whole genome shotgun sequence, the genomic window AATGTTGAATCACATTAATAGTTTGGTCttctcttatttttattattttcactcGCATTTCTTGGAAAAAAGCACTTCTTATTAAAATAACTTTCAATTCAGGCCATTTGCATGTGTTAGACATTATGCACCCGTTATCTCCTATTGTATGACAAAACaaatttttaataacaaaacatCCGACTGCATTTGCTTACGCTATCAGTATTGATACAGGCGCGCGAAAGGTCACAGTATATGATACTTATATTTGCCAATGAGCAAACTCCAACCAAAGACATTTAAAACTGTAGGTCAACGTACAACCTTCGCCTCTGACAATGAGGTCAAAGGGTTAAAAGTGCAGTGTTGAACTAAAATCAAATTCAATATTCACGTCTGCAGTTTTCATCTTTGTAAAAACAATACATTGCTTATCAACTGAAGACATCAATATGATCTTTAACATGAATATAGATTCTTCCACTGCATCGAGTGTTACAAACTATTTATCTTAACCACTAGAgacagtttaattttcaaattaagaactgtactaaaaaaataatgcaacgctatataaatataaaagttaaGAATGCGTTGTATGAATCAACGAGACTACAACTAAACACAATCATGTTTTCAAATATCTCAagtatttctttaattttctctACAGAAAGATTTTAAAGAACCTTTTATGTTTTAGGAAGAAGGAAACTGGGAATCTTTAACTTGCAGATTGAACCAAATATGTTTGACATATGACTTGGCAGATGTGTTCTTCTCATTTGAAGGTGAAAATGTATCACACTTTCCAGCTCATAGAATGATCTTAGCTTTGAGAAGTCCTGTATTCAAGGCCATGTTTTATGGTAGTTTTCCACAAAGTGAAGGCGATATAAGGATCGATGATATCAGCTTGAATACATTCAAAGAGTTGATGAAGTAAGAAGTAATCAATTGTCACTCTGGTAAAGAATCTGGTATGAtggcctatgagacaactctccacaagaaacaaaatgacacagaaattcagTTAGCATTTGAAATTTATAGCCTACGGGTACAGAATATTtgatgtatgatttatatattttgctttacGTCTTGTTTCGTTTGCCGATATTCGATCTGTACAGGATATTTTACCAGCTTCGATACTAGACATGGGCGTGATGATCTCTTGATAAATATACTATAATGACCTCATGAATCTATTATTTCAAGGGACTTTTGTTGGTATAATTTTTGCCTCTATGTCTTAAAttgaacatacaaaaaaatcattaaattgcatatacatatatattgaacTATAACTTTAGAGCATTTATGGGCCTAAAATGAAATTTTTTGACTAATTTTGTATGTAAACATATTATCTACCTAACATAAGTAGAATCAAGCTGGtggaataaaaagtaaaacaatgtctACAAATtattggatgtaacacgtcttcttaTTGACTGAAAGCCTTTTGTCAATCAGCTCATACACATAATTATTTCATATGATCCTGACGTCaccattatttgttttcaaaatttactcTTTACAAATGGAATTTATAATAGAGTTATTAGGAAAGATTGTACTATTTTGTCTGTCTATTCGaattaacataataaatgtggtaTACACTTTTAAAAAACACGCTATGCAGGTTATTGAACGTGATTTAATCATTTTGGGGCCTACTTCTTGCtctgaaatgaatattttttactaatttatttttttctgtgtccGTAAAATTGAAAACCATAATCGAAACGTAAAGTAACTATAAACAGAAAACTGATTGGAAAAAATAAGATCTACATAATGTCAGTAAAGGCAGAATACAATGAATTGCACTAAATCGGAGTTATAACTTTTGAATGACGATTTGAACAAATTTTGCAAACTATAATTTGTAAAGCATCAAAAGAGATGGGCAATACAATGCCAACTAAAATGCACAACGACTTTAACCATTGGATGACCCCTTAATGCAAAAGTTGCATATTATCTTAAAAACTTCAACCGATTTGCATATTGAAGAGCTCCTAATGGGTGTAGTTATCCTTACAAGAGTTTTTGTTAAAACTAATGGGTTTGCCTATTATTGCTGaaaacttaaatatattttacagagAAAAAGGGGAGAGGGGGGGGAATAAACATTCGATTACAATTTGTTTTACTCATAATATTTTAGGTATCTATATACCGATTATCTTCAGCTTACCAAAAAATCCGTCATTCCTTTATTGTATGCTGCTCAGAAGTATATGATAGCAGGGTTAATCTCAAAATGTGAGAATTATCTACAAGATAGTTTAGCTGTTAAAAATGCATGTACACTTTTCAGTCATGCAAACCTTTTCACAATGACTAAACTGAGAGCTAATGCACTCAAATGCATAGCAGATAATGCAATCGATGTTTTAAAAGATGACGATTTTCTCTTGCTCTTACCAAAAGACTTAGTTGAAATTCTTGAGCTTGATTCACTTTGTGTACAAGAAGTAGACGTTATCCGTGCTGTGCTGAAGTGGGTGGACCGTAAACTGACCAAGTCCAAGAACAAAATTGACGGGAAATCCAGACGAGACGTTCTTCTCAAAGATGGTATTCTATTTACCATGGCAATTCCTCTACTTTCCATTGACGAGTTCACGTCAGTTGTAATCCCGAGTGGTGTTCTGACAGACGAAGAACAGTTACAGATTTTTAAAGCTATAACAATTCCTAATAAGGCATTAGCATGCGGAAAATTTAGAGTCAGTCCAAGAAAAGGAGGGAGGGTTGTGGAAGTGTTCGTTAACGATATAGTGTATCCAGGTAAAAACCGGTCAGGTGAAATGTATTCAATACATACTACTAATATACAACCTGAAAATGTATCTGTGAAAGCAAACAAAAGGATCAAGATTAAATCAGTTACCCTCAAACCACAATTCGAACAACCAGGCCCGAATAACTGCAATTTTAAAGTTGATTTTAAAACTGTTACCAGTATGCAAAACATACCTCCTAGAATGGTCGATATGTATGACTGCTTTGAATATGAAAGAAATGGTATCGGAACTTCGGAAGGCACATTGAATGTAAAATTTGAAGGCGAAGCTTGCAAACTATCAATCGACAAAGTTATTCCAGAAAGTGAGATATTAGTTATGACAATCAAACCAGATATTTCTAATGAAAATCTTATGTGGGGAGCAAACCAACACGTGACCCAGAACTTACCACAAACATACGTATACCGACCAATACATGGTATGATGTATGAGCACGAGTTATCTCAACAAACAACTCTTTACTTGTCACTTACAGGCGGACATTTAGTAGAAAGTTTTGAGGTAGTGGAGATTTGCTGAAATATCTAAACAGTTATTCTTTTTaatcaacaaatttaaatataaaaaataacttttctttgataactatttataagaATGTATTTTGACAATTATATAAAACACAAGCATTTTTAACCACAATAGAATACTAGTATATAAGAGATGGATAGCATGCGCAAATGAATCATGTTATTACGCAAGacgggttttttttcaatttaaatatgtaCACAATATGTTTTTCGAAGGatcgaaattaaatattcaacgatTTTAAAAATAGTAAGCACAGTATGGGTTTTGCACTGTTGACTGGCGTACAGCGATCTAGCTGTAGTTGCTACCTTCTTCGTCATTTGGTatctggttgatagttgtctcatttgcaaccaTAACACATATTCTGCTCTACAGAAAATTTGGACCTTCAAAATATCTCGTTAGAATTATCATGCAGGCTACGCATTAAATCTAATCTGTTAGACCAAAGTACAATTGTATATTGTCATGGGGATTTTTTAACGACGTTAACGTAATATCAATTCATCGAAAAGCAAAAAAATTGATTTCTTTCTTTTGGTCGAAAACTTCAGGCATACCAATATATCTGAGCCCTGTCTCCTTTCGTAATTTTTTAACGACGAGTCTGTCCTTAATCCGTCGTTTTCTGTTATCtcctttttattttcatttttctttgaatATGGTTGCCTTTTTGATGTCTTCCAATCAggttaaaagaataaataaaaaaaataatgagactttgtTTGTGCATATTAGTATATACTAGACTATacaattgataatggaaatggggaatttgtcaaagagacaacagcttAACCAAAGGGCAAACACAGCCTAAGGTCAACAAAAGGTCTTCAACAAACTTACAAATTCCCGTACCAAGAGAAGgatttcagctggccccttaacaaaactgtgtactagtTCATTGATTATGGACGACACaccaaactccaaaacatatcaataaactaaaatttaaaaacaaacatactGGTCTAACAACGGCCACAGGGACTTATGTTTGGTTTACAAAGAACAACAAGCATTGATATTTTGAAATCGAAGTATCCCCTTTCTTAAGAATGAAATCATTACAAATAAactcatagatacaaggattaaattttgtatttacgccagacgcggggTTCGTctttaaaagactcatcagtgacgctcaaatctaaaaaggttaaaaaggccaaataaagtactaaaaggaagagtattgaggaccaaaattcctaaaagttttgtcaaatacagctaatgtaatctattcctgaggtagaaaagccttaatatttcaaaagttcaaaagttttgtaagcaGTTAATTTACAAAGATATTCAAAATAAGTCAATtccttaagcctcggtcacaccttaccggatagctcgaacggacgcctaacggataactttttttcaatccgttcatgtccgttagacgtccgttcttatccgttagacgtccgtccatatccgttgcatgtccgttaagcgtacgttttatccgtcggcgtccgttctgtccggtggaaaattttgagcatgttcaaaactttgaacggacgtccaacggataaaatgtccgttgaacgtccgttaggcgtccgttttgtacggtactcgtccgtttcgtttccgttttgaatccgttacgtgtccgttatacatccgttggaggtctggaaaataaatttaccaacggacttctaccggacgtataacggataaaacggatgatgaacggatctgaaacggataaatgccaattgaaaatttcgcgtcagaaatgccaattattggtatgtcagatttcttaaggttcatgaattcttattattcataatcaatcTGAGAGTAtcggcacgtcttcacaatcaagcagttcttattcaggccagacactgcccttccGTGGAATgttgaagaataaaccaaaaccagtcacacagaaacattttaaatatatatgcgatttacatgtattattattgtcgcctttgatttttccgtatatcttgttcatctattttatccggtacgcttccgttaggtgtccgttttatgcggtactcgtccgttggatgtacgtatgacatccgttctgtccggtacgtgtccgtttcttgtacgttgcatatccggtgtgtgtccgttatgcatccgttaaacgtccgttttattcggtcagtacatcaacggactcccaacggataacaattttgtcaacggacaacgtttatttttatccgttaggcgtccgttcgtgctatccggtaaggtgtgaccgaggctttacaatgacagaaagaaaaaataatataaatgccGAAATCcgtgaaaaaaacaaaactaaaatccgtatcatatggcACATCCTAAAgaacaaacaaatcaaacgaataaaCAAcgattgtcatattcctgacttgcattttcttaagtagaaagtCAAGTCATTATTATTATATAACGATCAAATATCGATAGAGAAATCGAAATCGGTTTGATATTGCCTGTTATCTGTTGTTATAAAGAGGAGAAATATAACAAATGGGTATTTACAATTATTAGTTCAAAACAGAGTGAGAATGACatgaccaaaaaatgaaaaaccaaaACGATCATCAAAAGATAAAAAgtagtttacaaaacacaacatagaaaattaaagaaaggTCAACACGAACACCATTACATGTGCAACCCGTCGCAACgttcatgtaagtacaaacccggtgataCGTAATTCTATAAGTCAAATTCGTAGAAAAGAGGACGTGGTGGTAAAAACGATAAACATagccgtcgtcatctgtgaaacagattttccataacggtcaacaaacttgGGATAGCGttcgtaaaattttcaaaataacgacTTCTTATTCACAACAGGGAACACGTGGGTTAATAGCTTACTAAGTAGTAGCAACCCTCTTTCAAAGAAATCGggataggaaatacaagctcttgaatatcgtaTTAGATTGATGATAtttgttttgaacatttataattttataccCAATGATCTTACAATTACTTTGCCTTGCCCTGTACCTGTTTGTTAATGTATACTGACAATGCTCCCGTTTCCATCAGACTTTATATTACAGTTGTAAAAACAAGATGTCCTTGTCAGAATTCTCATAAGATCTTTtaagatttgtttatatatactGTTAATTGTTAGTCTCAATCAGGCTTTGTATGTCATTAGTTTGTTACACGATGCCCTCGTCAGATTTCTCAAAGGATATTTCCAGATTATGATTATTAAACAAAATTCATAGTAGGCTTGATTTCAATTCTTTCTCCATACTGCATTCATTCTTTTCTACACGGATATCTGTCCATCACCACCATTATAATGATTCAGTGCATAGATCTTTGCAAAAAGTTTAGTCTCATCTGATGTAGGTGTATCGAATATGTATCCCTGTCTGAGGTAAAGATACCAAGAaacaaattaataacaaaaacGCGTCTGCGATAAAATGTTTTATACCttcaggcaacagtagtaaaccgcttttcaaaattcataaatcgattaagagaaaaacaaaaacaaaaccgaGTTACAAACttaaaacacatcaactataagaggaaaacaacaaaacaacataacacttaagtacaacaaaaaacaaacgacaatgcaacatacatagaaacgaactattcgataacaactgccatattcctaattataacttggtacaagacattttaggAAAagatgatgggttgaacctggtttgtggctagccaaactttGCTTTTTAAGGCAATGTTAAacataccgctaaaatgacaacctTACGTGATGGGAATACAGTTccaataaatgcaagaacactcagacaaagaaatacataaataaataataaaaaagcacTAAATCATACAATCGTTTAAAAAAAGACTTTTACAGGACAAGGATAAAAGTGAACAATTTTAAATTGTCTTTATTGGTAACATATTTTGAATCAACTTTATAAAATAGTCATTCGACGATTACAAAGTTcattatacttttatttttatttttttaagaagtaTAATTGCCAAAAGGTCATGTATAGCattgtaaaaatgtttattgaTAAGGGCACACatgtatatttcatgtattcCAAAAAGGCAGTTTGTACAGATATCCGTTTTCTTGGACCATATTAACACAGATTTCACTATGATTCTacataataatcttttattgatTCTTCATACAGATAATGTAGTTAAACTAATGTTGTGGACTCTTACTCAActttatcaacaacaaaaaataagaatGCCGACAATGTTGAATTACAAAAGCATCCAAAGCCAAATGTAGTAATTTTCGGTCGATGTTTCTATAATTGATTATGacaggtaccaggcttataatttaatacgccagatgcgcgtttcatctacatatgaatcatcagtgacgctcagaccaaatagttataaagccaaataagtacaaagttgaagagcattgaggacccaaaactcCAATAAGTTATTCCAAATGCGGCTAAGGTACTCTATGCCGGGGAACagaaaatccttaatatttcCAAAAATTCATAGTTATGTAAACAGGAAACttatgaccatataattgatattctatCAACTCacacaagtgctgactactgggctggctAACATAGGAATAGCATACATGGAAAGCCAACAACAAATATCAGCAGATGAATGAATAGAAACACAGATTGTTTCCTATACTGAAACATATCTAGCATGCATATAAGTGATTCAGTGTTTCATATAGAACACTAAATATATGTAACTGACTTTAGCGCAACCTGCCACTAAAATGATTTCGTTGTTTCTTACTGCATGCATTCAGCAATGTTTGAAACAGGTACACAATTTTCCCTATGTTAATGAAACTTGAATTACAAAAGCATCCAAAGCAAAATGTAGTAACTTTTTGTCGATGTTTCTACCATAACCATCATCCGGTTGGCTAATATACCACAGGCTTCAAAATATATCATGAAATATGCTGAAAAATCACAGGTCAGAAAATAACATTACTTTGAATACACCTGTGATGTTAATCTTATTAATAATTTATTAAGTTTTGGTCTCCTTTCTTGTGTACCATTaggtgtctgtttgtcttttcctttttatagccatagcgttgtcagtttattttcgatctattatttgaatgtccctctggtatctgtcggcccactttcaaactgattttttttccagaaatggagagttatttttatttgttgatcTTCATTTATCCAGACGTGTTGTCCTTTGAAGACTTTCAAATGCATTTTCATCAAAAAAAGTTTTAACCAATGTATATGTTCTGGACCacatgagtatttggaccatactaGTATGGTCACGGCCATATGCGtgtactcatatggtccgaccatacgcgtatggtcggaccatatgagtatatactcgttttgttattaacgggccggaccatatgagtatttggaccatataggtattaaTTCAAATATGCATTTGAAACGTTTCAATAATAGTACAATAAACTTCATCTTAAAAAAACCAATGATATTTACATAGAAacgtattatttttataatgcaaaggctacatttattataaaaattaaatatagataCTACAGTAAGTTGATCATAGTTTTCATCGCTTATTGTATACCTGCATGTATGCTtagggtgacatttacttccacacggtaccGTAGCTTTTTCTGAATTTGCATGTCTTGGTTTTCCACGTTCCTATTCAGTTACACCTCTAAAAGTGAGGCTTCTTTGCAGCTGCGtgcagtgataccgaggtctcgGGCTATTCCAATGTGTCTACGgtgtttaacaaaaatatagatCTCCAATATCGTAATATTACTACAGTACACGAATTCACAAGACAACTTATATAAACTGTGGTCCGTGCCGATGATGTCATCTACATTTCACAATAAACGTGgtttataaaataaatagacGCCCTGTCAACCACCGGTATACGTAATGTAAAAAAGCTTCCTTTTACAATATGtgcattttattttgacattttcttatTGTACttacaaaaagtgaaaaaaaaattaattgtaaaaCTACAAAGTGATGTTtagattatcttttttattataaaatataatcaaatgACCTTTTAAACGACGTGACAACTAGAAGGGTAATACCTTATGAAGAATTAAAAAGTATTTAGAGTAAACATGTTAATTATCCCGACCAAACGCGTACGGTCGGACTATACGCATATGGTCGGACCAtttgagtatatacccatatggtcatgaccatacgcgtatggtccaaatactcatatggtccggaacatatatattactAAAGGACGTAACGCGATATTAAATAAAGAGGAAACAAACTTGCATTGACGCTATATCTGTTTACCCTTTCAATGCACCTGAGATTAGCTCCAGTTTTTTTCCTGTTGCTCTGTCTTTATGtgtttaaattgaaaacatagttaaaaactataataaaaaaggcaattttatacgtgtgcatgaaAAACAAATTGCTTGGTAGATCGGTCTTAACACAGCACAGACAACATTTTccaatagacaaaaaaaaagtggaaaaaatgtattttaacaaaaagcatttgactaacaggtcgaacaacaaataaatatattaacacAAAGTACTAAGGCTAATCCATTGTACGTGAAACAAGGCATCAATTCAATGATGGTAGGCATAAATATGCATATACAATGTACTTTAGTTTATAAAGTTtattattatgttatatttgGTAGAACAATACATAGCCACCGTTTTTATCGTTTCCTCCTGCACATTTGGCTCTTCGTAACCTTCTACTGTAAACATCAATAGAAATACCAATTAAAAAAGAGAGGCTGACAATACCAAAGGGTTATTGGAatctaaaaaaatcaaagataaaaAGACAATACGTCGGCAAATAAAACCCCGATAAACGACAGAGGACATTATACAATGCACAACACAGACTACTTCAACTGAACACCATGAACCCCATAAATAAGCCAGGATGATCTCATAATTCCGGAACAGTAAGCAGAGTTTCCACAACATTTGGTACCCGTCGTAATCTGTCAAATgtcttgtttttcttttagtCTTTTTTGTCTTCTTTTGCAAGTGGTTTcgattgaattattttatttgctcccttaaggtagcacaatagaaagattttttcactcccaatcagacaactttaaactgatgtaattcacttcatccttctttatattttataaatgaagtaccaaaagaaagaagaaagattaatctttcgaattgtgttcattatgacataattattacataattaattattatataattagttgctatattgtgatgtccatacttgaatgaatttagcgtctttgttcttcatagcatcccaaaatattttatagattcctgtacaacacagcttgacctccaaaactgtgtctcagatttccaaaaacatcaatagaacaaattttatacccaattgaatttagtggtctcttatgaattgatattgcaaacttcattgaagatttattagagaatgaaatacaataggaaacaTCTGAGaaacagttttggaggtcaaactgtgtggTGCaagaatctttaaaatattttgggaagctatgaataacaaagaagctaaattcattcaagtatggacatcacaatatggcaactaattacataacaattaattatgtaataattatgtcataacgaaattatcacaatttaaaagattaatccttcttctttcttttggtacctcatttataaaatttaaagaaagatgagtggaattacatcagtttaaagatgtctgattggggatgaaaaatctttgttttgtgctactttaaataattttctccttttatacaataattaaatGTTTACCAAGTCTGAAATAAATCAAtactattgtatttatttttatttttttgtattgtaggTATCCGTCTTATTATAACCGAACTTAAGATTATAATTGTATCGCTTGCTGCTCCACGATTTGTGAacaacatatttattatatatctGATAAAATTAATATACACATGGTCCTGATAAGTTGTGTATGCAGAAATTCGGCTGTTTTCATGAAAACTTTGCATTACAAGTGATATCTGTGTAAAATTATAACTGTTTGCAGTTCTTAAGATAAAAGAGAAAAGTTCAAAACTAAAAACGTGTTAATAGTCCTTAAAATCATAAAAGACTAGATTTCATCTAGAtgtgcatttattttttgttgttatgacGACAGATGAAGTGATAAGATGATACAGAAATGTCGTTCTTACAACATAAAGAGGCAATTTTTACGCATTTTATTTCAATACGGCCCTCGTCGGCTTCcatacaataaaacatttttaaagtttacacagttttatataacaatatttattGAGTTTCATATCGTTATTTATCTTCAATTGATTATTCTCAGTATAGTTATCAGAAACTTGAATAGATATATTACTTACTCCATTGAAGCACATGTGCGTCTCTTGGTGTGTGTTTTATtctcatttttgaattttatattttcatttacgaTGTTATCATTAgtatttgtatgatttttttacatGACGTCAATACTTGGCCCATTTTACAATCGATATATCACTTGTCCTACACAGATAATGAGTGCAACAACAATTTCTTATTTTGGAATTTTACTttgtaataaaaaacaacagcagtgTAAGTAAATTTATTGGAGATAATAGTCAGGATAGATATTTCAACTCTTTCACGAGTTTCTACTGTTAACACTCTGGCGCCTTTTCGGGTATGTTTTTAATATGATTTAATGTATGTAATGCATTTCACccattaaacatttttaaaagttatctgcAAAGACCTGTTATCAGTGGTAGGTTATTTTTCGACATTCCTGTTTAGTAAAAATGATAGGTAATCAATATTCATccattttagattttcatattacataaggaaatgcctgtactaattaaggaatatgacaattgattTTCTTTCGTTTGAGGTGCTTaagcttatgattttgccatttgataaaaaggcttttttttgggggggggggggggggtcggtatttttgttgtttctctttttatcagttgaatgaaATAGAAGTAGAACTTCAATTATCAATAGTATCATAATTACACCATAGAATATCGAACTTGTTCTTATGCCTAACAACAAGGTATGAATAGTGTCATTGTGTGCCCCTTTTCTACAAACTTCATATTCATCTTCAGTCTTGCAATGATTTCGCTACACGAAACAGATCAAATATTTAGACTCAACAATTCATAAAACCATGTTTTCCTGAAGGGTATAAAGTTCTTCATTTACCAGTGCAACCTGCTTTGACAAACACTATTTATTGTGAGCTATtgattattttatcatattcaatGTCAATGTTTTTTGACTACAAgtgaataaaatttcaaacataaccATGTGCATGACATTTTGAAGATACAAGTTTTTAGGGACATGAAAACATGACACGCGGTATTATGGGTCAGACATAGCTTCATACCATGACATGGATCAATGAATGATATAATGAATGCTGAAAATAGCGGTAGAAAAAAAGACGGAAATACGGCGGTAACAACGTTTCTTGTATtccttgatttatttcacttgacggGGCGGACTTTAACAGTTGGGTCATTATATACCAGTCACTCTATAGACAAgtgttttgggataaactcatcaatgaagtgtccagttatggtCATTGATTCGGATAAAATATGTAAACACTATATGTGTActtgcaaaataaataatgagaCGCAAGCATTAACTTTCTTGAAAAGCGAAGTTTAAAAACATGGAAAAATTGTCACATTTTGTAATATGTGGATATGAAAGTAAAACTATAACAACAGCTGTTGCAAAATCTGCATATGACGTTATTCTATTATATTTTTGTGACACTAAAAGGttat contains:
- the LOC139485260 gene encoding BTB/POZ domain-containing protein 6-like isoform X1, with translation MEYSQSQYARPRPGTVSESLEEGNWESLTCRLNQICLTYDLADVFFSFEGENVSHFPAHRMILALRSPVFKAMFYGSFPQSEGDIRIDDISLNTFKELMKYLYTDYLQLTKKSVIPLLYAAQKYMIAGLISKCENYLQDSLAVKNACTLFSHANLFTMTKLRANALKCIADNAIDVLKDDDFLLLLPKDLVEILELDSLCVQEVDVIRAVLKWVDRKLTKSKNKIDGKSRRDVLLKDGILFTMAIPLLSIDEFTSVVIPSGVLTDEEQLQIFKAITIPNKALACGKFRVSPRKGGRVVEVFVNDIVYPGKNRSGEMYSIHTTNIQPENVSVKANKRIKIKSVTLKPQFEQPGPNNCNFKVDFKTVTSMQNIPPRMVDMYDCFEYERNGIGTSEGTLNVKFEGEACKLSIDKVIPESEILVMTIKPDISNENLMWGANQHVTQNLPQTYVYRPIHGMMYEHELSQQTTLYLSLTGGHLVESFEVVEIC
- the LOC139485260 gene encoding BTB/POZ domain-containing protein 6-like isoform X2 → MILALRSPVFKAMFYGSFPQSEGDIRIDDISLNTFKELMKYLYTDYLQLTKKSVIPLLYAAQKYMIAGLISKCENYLQDSLAVKNACTLFSHANLFTMTKLRANALKCIADNAIDVLKDDDFLLLLPKDLVEILELDSLCVQEVDVIRAVLKWVDRKLTKSKNKIDGKSRRDVLLKDGILFTMAIPLLSIDEFTSVVIPSGVLTDEEQLQIFKAITIPNKALACGKFRVSPRKGGRVVEVFVNDIVYPGKNRSGEMYSIHTTNIQPENVSVKANKRIKIKSVTLKPQFEQPGPNNCNFKVDFKTVTSMQNIPPRMVDMYDCFEYERNGIGTSEGTLNVKFEGEACKLSIDKVIPESEILVMTIKPDISNENLMWGANQHVTQNLPQTYVYRPIHGMMYEHELSQQTTLYLSLTGGHLVESFEVVEIC